The following are encoded in a window of Halorarum salinum genomic DNA:
- a CDS encoding NADH-quinone oxidoreductase subunit A: protein MNPWIAIGAMAVMGVGIPLGMMAASAILRPSVPEQGKSATYESGEIPTESAIGIQFNIQYYMVALLFVVFDLETVLVFPWAVIYGPALEGGVPLVDVLLPMLVFIAVLVVGLAWAWRQGAVNWAKSPRASRRKTERRS from the coding sequence ATGAATCCATGGATAGCCATCGGCGCAATGGCGGTGATGGGCGTGGGCATCCCCCTCGGGATGATGGCCGCGTCGGCGATCCTCCGCCCGAGTGTGCCAGAACAGGGGAAGAGCGCCACCTACGAGTCCGGCGAGATCCCCACCGAGTCGGCGATCGGCATCCAGTTCAACATCCAGTACTACATGGTTGCCCTGCTGTTCGTCGTCTTCGACCTGGAGACCGTCCTCGTGTTCCCGTGGGCGGTCATCTACGGCCCCGCGCTGGAGGGGGGCGTCCCGCTCGTGGACGTGCTGCTCCCGATGCTCGTCTTCATCGCGGTGCTGGTCGTCGGACTCGCCTGGGCGTGGAGACAGGGCGCCGTCAACTGGGCGAAGAGCCCGCGTGCGTCCCGACGGAAGACGGAGCGTAGATCATGA
- a CDS encoding NADH-quinone oxidoreductase subunit B → MSSDNRPFITDDSQVLTETRDARIAGQDDRFNSKLREAFGSSPFILTKFDKFMNWVRGSSMFMLQFGIACCSIEMMHTYGVKHDLDRFGSGVPRASPRQADVIIVPGTIVSKFAPRMKRVYDQMPEPKFVVGMGSCTISGGPFQEGYNVVKGAEEVIPVDIHVPGCPPRPEALVYGVVKLQERIANGESSPVTVKPYELEQFGDLERDEIVDQLAAEIDEDDLVMRYNWADSP, encoded by the coding sequence ATGAGTAGCGACAACAGGCCGTTCATCACGGACGACTCGCAGGTACTGACCGAGACGCGCGACGCCCGGATCGCCGGGCAGGACGACCGCTTCAACTCGAAGCTCCGGGAGGCGTTCGGCTCCTCCCCGTTCATCCTCACCAAGTTCGACAAGTTCATGAACTGGGTGCGGGGCTCCTCGATGTTCATGCTGCAGTTCGGCATCGCCTGCTGCAGCATCGAGATGATGCACACCTACGGGGTCAAACACGACCTCGACCGCTTCGGGTCGGGCGTCCCGCGCGCCTCGCCCCGGCAGGCGGACGTCATCATCGTCCCGGGGACCATCGTCTCGAAGTTCGCCCCGCGGATGAAGCGCGTCTACGACCAGATGCCCGAGCCGAAGTTCGTCGTCGGCATGGGCTCGTGTACCATCTCCGGCGGCCCGTTCCAGGAGGGGTACAACGTGGTCAAGGGCGCCGAGGAGGTCATCCCGGTCGACATCCACGTCCCGGGCTGTCCCCCCCGCCCCGAGGCGCTGGTGTACGGCGTCGTGAAGCTCCAGGAGCGCATCGCCAACGGCGAGTCCTCGCCGGTGACGGTGAAGCCGTACGAACTGGAGCAGTTCGGCGACCTCGAGCGCGACGAGATCGTCGACCAGCTCGCCGCCGAGATCGACGAGGACGACCTCGTGATGCGGTACAACTGGGCCGATTCACCCTGA